Proteins from a genomic interval of Desulfitibacter alkalitolerans DSM 16504:
- the uvrC gene encoding excinuclease ABC subunit UvrC — protein MTDIEDKLKRLPDKPGVYLMLSEEEKIIYVGKASSLRSRVRSYFRDGNASVKVSALVRHIKDIDYIVTDTEVEALILECNLIKKHRPKYNVFLKDDKTYPYIKITLDEAYPRIVTTRRVKKDGAKYYGPYTSAGSLHETIRLLRRLFPIRTCKSFEKQQRACLNYHIKRCLAPCAGNVSAADYKDMINEIMNFLEGKQERLIKNLQEKMLKAAENLQYEKAGELRDQIKAVEKVLEKQKIVNAAEEDQDVIAFARGSNEVCVQVFFIRNGKVVGREHFFLDGTDSLSRSEVMTIFVKQYYSRVADIPRKILLQEPIEDKDVIEQWLKEKASIRVVVQVPQMGEKLKLLEMVGRNALLLLEEAQLSRQKKKLADGEAILQLKEYLKLTTLPIRIECYDISNIQGTSTVGSMVVFEKGKPLTDEYRRFKINTVEGANDYASLQEMLYRRFKRGAGAAALPDLVLIDGGKGQLSAARDVMKLLGFASIPAFGIAKKEELLFTENEQEPIRLPENSEALYLLQRIRDEAHRFAITYHRQLRSKDSFRSLLDEIPGIGPKRKKALLNRFGSLENIRMASLQELEQVEGMNKKSAMQVYDYLCR, from the coding sequence ATGACGGACATAGAGGACAAGCTGAAGCGGTTACCGGATAAGCCTGGAGTATATTTAATGCTGTCAGAAGAAGAAAAGATTATCTATGTTGGCAAGGCTTCCTCCCTGAGGAGTCGTGTACGAAGCTACTTCAGGGATGGTAATGCTTCGGTCAAGGTTTCGGCCCTGGTGCGCCATATCAAGGATATAGACTATATTGTTACTGACACAGAGGTAGAGGCGCTAATACTTGAGTGCAATTTAATAAAGAAACACAGACCCAAATACAATGTTTTTTTAAAGGATGATAAAACCTATCCATATATAAAGATTACCCTGGACGAGGCCTATCCAAGGATTGTTACCACCCGCAGGGTAAAAAAGGATGGGGCAAAGTACTATGGCCCCTATACCAGTGCTGGCTCTCTCCATGAAACAATCAGGCTTTTACGAAGGCTTTTCCCCATACGTACATGTAAAAGCTTTGAAAAACAGCAGAGGGCCTGCTTAAACTATCATATTAAAAGATGTTTGGCCCCCTGTGCGGGAAATGTTTCGGCTGCCGATTACAAGGATATGATAAATGAGATTATGAATTTTTTAGAGGGAAAGCAGGAAAGGCTAATCAAAAACCTTCAAGAAAAAATGCTCAAGGCTGCGGAGAACCTCCAATATGAAAAGGCAGGTGAGCTGCGGGACCAGATCAAGGCTGTAGAGAAGGTTCTTGAGAAGCAAAAGATTGTTAATGCAGCTGAGGAGGATCAGGATGTGATAGCCTTTGCCAGGGGAAGCAATGAGGTATGTGTTCAGGTTTTCTTTATTCGCAACGGCAAGGTTGTGGGCAGAGAGCATTTTTTCCTGGATGGTACAGATAGTCTCAGCAGGAGTGAAGTAATGACCATCTTTGTCAAGCAGTATTACAGCAGGGTAGCAGATATTCCTAGAAAAATACTGCTTCAGGAGCCCATTGAGGATAAGGATGTAATAGAACAGTGGCTGAAGGAAAAGGCCAGTATTAGGGTTGTAGTTCAGGTTCCGCAGATGGGTGAAAAGCTAAAGCTTTTGGAAATGGTTGGCAGAAATGCCCTGCTGCTTTTAGAGGAAGCCCAGCTTTCCAGACAAAAGAAGAAGCTTGCCGATGGGGAAGCCATTTTACAATTAAAGGAATATCTAAAGCTTACAACCCTGCCAATTAGGATTGAGTGCTATGATATTTCAAATATCCAGGGTACAAGTACTGTAGGCTCCATGGTGGTCTTTGAAAAGGGCAAGCCCTTAACTGATGAATACAGAAGGTTTAAAATTAATACTGTTGAAGGAGCAAATGATTATGCATCTCTCCAGGAAATGCTTTATCGCAGATTTAAAAGGGGAGCTGGGGCCGCTGCTCTTCCTGACCTGGTTTTAATAGATGGAGGAAAGGGCCAGTTAAGTGCTGCCAGGGATGTTATGAAGCTATTGGGCTTTGCCAGCATACCTGCCTTTGGCATTGCAAAAAAAGAGGAGCTTTTATTTACTGAAAATGAACAGGAGCCAATAAGGCTTCCGGAAAACTCTGAGGCCTTATATCTGCTGCAAAGGATCAGAGACGAAGCCCACCGCTTTGCCATTACGTACCACAGGCAGTTGAGAAGCAAGGACAGCTTTCGCTCGCTTTTAGATGAGATTCCCGGCATAGGTCCCAAGAGAAAAAAGGCCCTTCTAAACAGATTTGGCTCCCTGGAAAATATAAGGATGGCAAGCCTCCAGGAGCTGGAGCAGGTAGAAGGCATGAATAAAAAGTCAGCCATGCAGGTATATGACTATCTGTGCAGGTGA
- a CDS encoding Cof-type HAD-IIB family hydrolase codes for MEFKLIAIDLDGTLLNNDLEISPRAAAAIKTAESRGVKVTLCTGRMYASAYPYAQKLGINIPLITYNGALVKNSFDGEVLYEKNLPLEEARHVVKICREFDCQLNVYFDDKLYVEKSDYWAKKYAGRVNVPLHEVDDLLKFLKFSPIKLLAMGQEEVLHTIREQLSDRGLYITRSQPHFLEILNPEATKGKGLAAVVKRLAIDRKNVMAIGDNENDIEMFKYAGYAVVMANADDHVKAHADYVTKNNNDDGVAEAIEKLVLV; via the coding sequence ATGGAATTCAAACTAATAGCAATTGACCTGGATGGTACTCTCTTGAATAATGACCTGGAAATCTCGCCAAGGGCGGCAGCGGCAATAAAAACAGCGGAAAGCAGGGGAGTGAAGGTAACCCTTTGTACAGGCAGGATGTATGCATCAGCCTATCCCTATGCCCAGAAGCTGGGAATAAATATACCCTTAATCACCTATAATGGGGCCCTGGTAAAGAACTCCTTTGATGGTGAAGTGCTATATGAAAAAAATCTTCCATTAGAAGAGGCCCGGCATGTGGTGAAAATCTGTAGGGAATTTGACTGCCAGCTTAATGTGTACTTTGATGACAAGCTCTATGTGGAAAAGAGTGACTATTGGGCAAAGAAATACGCCGGTAGAGTAAATGTACCTCTGCATGAGGTTGATGACCTGTTGAAGTTCTTAAAATTTTCACCTATAAAGCTGTTAGCCATGGGTCAAGAGGAAGTTTTGCATACCATTAGAGAACAGCTTTCCGACAGGGGATTATATATTACCCGTTCCCAACCTCATTTTTTGGAAATACTAAATCCAGAAGCTACAAAGGGTAAGGGGTTAGCTGCAGTTGTTAAAAGGTTAGCCATTGACAGAAAAAATGTTATGGCTATTGGCGATAATGAAAATGACATAGAAATGTTTAAATATGCAGGCTATGCTGTGGTCATGGCAAATGCTGATGACCATGTAAAAGCACATGCTGATTATGTGACAAAAAACAATAATGATGATGGAGTTGCTGAAGCTATAGAAAAGCTGGTTCTTGTCTAG